The genome window GCGGCGACGTGGCCACGGAAGTGGAAAGCCGAAGGGTTTCAGAAGGGCCGAGCATCTGGTCTGCTGGAGGGTCGGCGCCAGGCTCTGATCGAGCAATCCGAAGAGAAGTTCGGCGTCCTCGAGCCTCGCTACGCCGCCTCGATTGCGAAGGCATCAGAAGACCAGCTGCGCCGGTGGTTCAAGAAGATTCTCACGGCGACCACGCCCGACGATCTCTTTCGGACTTGAATGCAACCGCTCGGCTGACCGACACCCAACTACGTTCCCGGCCGTACGATGAAGCCGGCGCGGCGGAAATCGTCGTCGAAGGTGAAGGCTTCGAGCAGCTGGCGCTCCCTCATCAGCGCGAATGAGGTGCAATCGGTGAACGACAGCACCTTGTCGTGGTAGCCGACAAAGAGCTCCCAGGCCTGATCGCACAGCTCTTCGGTGATGCTCGCGACCTCGATGATCCGGCTGGACTGCACCAGCTCATGCATGGCGATCGCCATCCTCAGGCCGTTGCGCCGACGGCGCAGGAGGGTACAGGTCTCGTCGAGCACGTAGTAGCTGGTGAGGAATCGCCGGCGGCTGTCTCGCGACTCGGCCCAGAAGCGCTGCGCCGGCGCATGCAGACCGTCACTGGCGTCGATGGCCGCGACCCAGGCCGAAGCATCGACAAAGAGAGTCTGCCCGATCACGCCTCGACCGGACCGTAGAGCTCTTCTTCCAGCCTCGAGGCGCCCTCGGCCGCGCCCGAGCCGCCGATCTGCTCAGCCGCTTCGAACAGCCTCCACGCGGGGTCGTCGAGATAGGCGTGATCGTCCACCAGA of bacterium contains these proteins:
- a CDS encoding PIN domain-containing protein produces the protein MIGQTLFVDASAWVAAIDASDGLHAPAQRFWAESRDSRRRFLTSYYVLDETCTLLRRRRNGLRMAIAMHELVQSSRIIEVASITEELCDQAWELFVGYHDKVLSFTDCTSFALMRERQLLEAFTFDDDFRRAGFIVRPGT